In Methanophagales archaeon, the sequence TCTTATTCATCAAGAACCCCCCAAGCCAGAAACCTCCACCAAGATAGTTATTCCTCTCTATCAGCAGCACCTTGACATCCCTGGATGCCAGCTCCCTCGCAGCCATCAAGCCTGAAGGTCCACCACCAACAATGATGACTTCACTCTCCACATATCGCTCAAACTCTTTTGCAAACCCAGCCACAATCGCACTCGTTATCTGACTCTCGGATGCTGGAGCGAAAGCGAAAGATGTGCCCTTATTCATGTGTTATGCTAATTTTGAAATTCATTACGTATATAAAAACCTTACTTTCAAAAAAAAGCTTTACCAAAGAAATATCATACTTTAATACTTCATATACAATAAAAAATATAAGTTGGATTTTAGCACGCATACACGATTTTCAGACTCTTTGCTCGTATGTGATGGCTGCTCACGTACTTAGCAGTGGTTAGTAAGTATCATTTTCGGACGTTTGAGGCGTTTATAACCACTGTAAAATAGAAAAGCTTATATATTCTCCATAGTGGAAATAATAACGGAGGTATATTCTATAAAATGATTGCACAAGAGCAGAAGCCAATGGAGGAGATTCTGGGTTATCTCGATGGTAAACGGAAGATAGTAGCTGTAGGCTGTGGCGGTTGTGCCACTTTCTACCATACAGGGGACAAGAAAGCGGTGAAGGAGATGGCAGAGAGACTAAGAAAAGAGGGTAAGGAAGTCACCGAGGTCATTCTACCGCTGGGTATATCAGCCTGTGAGATTGATATGAGTTCAAAGTTCCTGGAGAAGAAGAGAAAAGCTATTGAAGCAGCTGATGCTGTTTTGATGATGAGTTGTGGTGATGGAGTACAGGTAGTGTGTGAATATATAGATAATAAGATAGGAGTTACGAAGCCGGTAATTCCTGCTAATGACGCGCTGGGGCTGGTGGGTGGCGGACCTACGAAATTCAAGGAGACATGCCAGTCATGCGGGCAATGCGAGCTTGGAAAGACCGCAGGCATTTGCCCCCTCACTGCTTGCGGGAAGGGATTGATGAACGGACCTTGTGGTGGTGTGAGGGAGGATGGTAAGTGCGAGGTGGACCCCGAGAAGGATTGTGCATGGGTGAAGATATACGAGCGGATGGAGAAGATGGGTGAGCTGGACAGGTTTACAGAGATGAGAGACCCACATGCGTGGAGCAAAGCAAAACGTCCACGTCTGTTCACAATAGAAGAGCCGGTGAATCCGATGAGGGCGATACTTGGTTCTCTACCTTCTTATTTGACCCTGTTTGGGGGACCTGAGTATGAAGAGGAGTGAGAGGAGGAGGTGAAAGAAGAAGATGGGTGACGAGGTGTATAGCCAGTTGATGAAGGAGTTGAAGGAGGGGAAATACGTCTTCACAGGCGAATTAGAGCCAGAGAAAGCGGGAGATGTAGAAGAGCCGATAAAAGCAGCGAGGGAGTTAGTGGGGTTGGTAACCGCATGTAACGTTACGGACAATCCACAGAGTTTCGCTTATGTCAGTAGTCTGGCAGCATCGTATAAGATACAGCAGGAGACGGGTATGGAATGCATCTACCAGCTCAGATGTGCGGATCGCAATCGCAATGCACTTCTCTCTGACATACTTGGTGCTGGTGTCCTAGGACTGCGGAATATTCTTGCTTTGACTGGCGACCATGTCGCACTTGGTGACACACCGGATGCGAAGCCTGTTTTTGACCTTGATTCTACAACTCTGATTGCACTGATAAGGAAAGTGGTGGACGAGGGGAAGGACCTCGGCGGTAACGAGATACACAATCCTCCGAAGCTGCATGTGGGAGCAGCAGCGGCGCCTGGAGCTGCGGTCTTGAAGGCGGAGATAGCGAAAGTGAAGCGGAAGATAAAAGTGGGTGCTGAGTTTATCCAAACCCAGGTGGTATACTATACGGAAGTTCTGGACAGATTCTTTAAGGAGCTGGGGAAGGTTGATATTCCGGTTCTGGTTGGGATATTCCCTGCGAAGACATATGCACAGGCTGATTTCTTCGATAAGTATGTGGCTGGTGTCGATGTGCCACCAGACTATTTACAGAATATGAAGGCGACGAAACAGATAAAGGACAAGGAGAAGCGTAAGGAGGAGGTGGACCGGGTAAACGTAGAGTTCTTCACAGAGTTCCTGGAGCATCTCAAGGATACACCTGCTGCTGGTTGTCACATCATGGCGGTCGGGTATCCGCGGATAATCCCGGAATTGAAGAAAGTGATGGAGTAATCTCTTTCTTTTTTCTCTTTTTCTTTTTATTTTTATTGTATATAAACTATGATATTTCTTTGGTAAAGCTTTCTTTTTGAAAGAAGGGTTTTATACATCACTTCATCTATGATTTCCTGATGCCTCGGGCAGTCCCAGTAATTCAAGTCAGGAGTTACTG encodes:
- a CDS encoding methylenetetrahydrofolate reductase C-terminal domain-containing protein, translated to MIAQEQKPMEEILGYLDGKRKIVAVGCGGCATFYHTGDKKAVKEMAERLRKEGKEVTEVILPLGISACEIDMSSKFLEKKRKAIEAADAVLMMSCGDGVQVVCEYIDNKIGVTKPVIPANDALGLVGGGPTKFKETCQSCGQCELGKTAGICPLTACGKGLMNGPCGGVREDGKCEVDPEKDCAWVKIYERMEKMGELDRFTEMRDPHAWSKAKRPRLFTIEEPVNPMRAILGSLPSYLTLFGGPEYEEE
- a CDS encoding methylenetetrahydrofolate reductase — encoded protein: MGDEVYSQLMKELKEGKYVFTGELEPEKAGDVEEPIKAARELVGLVTACNVTDNPQSFAYVSSLAASYKIQQETGMECIYQLRCADRNRNALLSDILGAGVLGLRNILALTGDHVALGDTPDAKPVFDLDSTTLIALIRKVVDEGKDLGGNEIHNPPKLHVGAAAAPGAAVLKAEIAKVKRKIKVGAEFIQTQVVYYTEVLDRFFKELGKVDIPVLVGIFPAKTYAQADFFDKYVAGVDVPPDYLQNMKATKQIKDKEKRKEEVDRVNVEFFTEFLEHLKDTPAAGCHIMAVGYPRIIPELKKVME